From one Paenibacillus terrae HPL-003 genomic stretch:
- a CDS encoding DUF4183 domain-containing protein, producing MSIIRIYLKADSIVSGNIAVTTNINIIPIVNRYTATVVLGDILGGVTTIPAQSFTNDSGASVATNGLTVPTSSGYYNVFVNGTLQQGGLTTLSTANLIINTGLVVGVTVVIEVINFNTSASSTSVNNVTVTTTISD from the coding sequence ATGTCTATTATTCGAATCTATCTGAAAGCAGACAGCATCGTCTCTGGAAACATTGCTGTCACAACGAATATTAATATCATTCCAATCGTCAATCGTTACACAGCTACTGTGGTGCTTGGAGACATTTTAGGAGGAGTGACCACCATCCCGGCACAAAGTTTTACAAATGATAGTGGTGCTTCAGTCGCGACAAACGGGCTTACCGTTCCCACCAGTAGCGGATACTATAATGTATTTGTAAATGGGACGTTGCAGCAAGGCGGATTAACAACGCTTTCCACTGCTAATCTAATCATAAATACAGGCTTGGTTGTTGGCGTAACGGTAGTCATTGAGGTGATCAATTTCAACACTAGCGCCTCCTCAACCTCTGTCAACAACGTCACAGTGACGACTACCATAAGCGACTGA
- the spoVAE gene encoding stage V sporulation protein AE codes for MIFLWAFLVGGAICVFGQICFDVFKLTPAHTMTLLVVLGAVADGLGLYDPLVRIAGAGASVPITSFGNSLVHGALEELQKDGWIGVITGIFKVTSAGISAAIIFSFLAALLVKPKG; via the coding sequence ATGATTTTTTTGTGGGCCTTTCTTGTAGGGGGCGCAATCTGCGTCTTCGGACAGATTTGTTTCGATGTGTTTAAACTGACTCCAGCCCATACCATGACGTTACTCGTCGTGCTGGGAGCAGTCGCGGACGGACTTGGCTTGTATGACCCGCTCGTTAGAATTGCAGGAGCCGGAGCTTCCGTTCCGATCACTAGTTTTGGAAACTCGCTGGTTCACGGCGCTTTGGAGGAATTACAGAAAGACGGATGGATCGGAGTCATTACCGGTATATTCAAGGTCACCAGCGCAGGTATTTCGGCAGCCATTATTTTCTCATTTTTGGCAGCTTTGCTGGTTAAGCCAAAAGGTTAA
- the spoVAD gene encoding stage V sporulation protein AD — MLKGHQSWIFENKPVIRSSATVVGPFEGRGPLAHDFDIIHGDSMLEEESWEKAEKILIEQAAKLAIEKAGLTKEQVQFHIGGDLMNQIISTSFAARTLSIPYLGVFGACSTSMESLALASALVNSGAAKFILAGTCSHNSSVEKQFRYPTEYGSQKPPTAQYTVTGAGAAIVSQKGEGPVITSATIGRVIDMGITDPFNMGAAMAPAAVDTIQAHFRDLQIEPGYYDLIVTGDLAKVGYEIANKLFEKHNIPIHQTEYADCGMMIYDYDTQMVQAGASGCACSAVVTYGHLMKRMRMGEIKRMLVVATGALLSPLSFQQGESIPGIAHAVAIESGGGN, encoded by the coding sequence ATGCTAAAAGGGCATCAAAGTTGGATCTTTGAAAATAAACCGGTGATTCGGTCTTCAGCTACCGTAGTTGGCCCGTTTGAAGGCAGGGGGCCCCTTGCCCACGATTTTGACATCATACATGGTGACTCCATGCTGGAAGAAGAAAGTTGGGAAAAAGCTGAGAAAATTTTAATCGAGCAAGCTGCAAAACTGGCGATTGAAAAAGCAGGGTTAACTAAGGAGCAAGTCCAATTTCATATCGGCGGCGATTTGATGAATCAAATAATCAGCACCAGCTTTGCCGCTCGTACTCTGTCGATCCCCTATCTTGGCGTGTTCGGTGCCTGTTCAACCTCGATGGAAAGCTTGGCTCTTGCGTCCGCACTCGTCAATAGTGGAGCAGCGAAATTCATACTGGCAGGGACCTGCAGTCATAATTCAAGCGTAGAGAAGCAGTTCCGGTATCCGACAGAATACGGTTCACAAAAGCCGCCAACTGCCCAATATACCGTAACCGGTGCCGGTGCGGCGATCGTTTCACAGAAAGGAGAAGGACCTGTTATCACGTCAGCGACAATTGGCCGGGTTATCGATATGGGGATTACGGATCCGTTTAATATGGGGGCAGCCATGGCACCTGCTGCGGTTGACACTATTCAAGCTCATTTTCGAGATTTGCAAATCGAACCCGGTTATTATGACCTGATCGTCACAGGCGATCTGGCCAAAGTAGGCTATGAGATTGCCAACAAATTGTTTGAAAAACATAACATTCCGATTCATCAAACGGAGTATGCCGATTGTGGCATGATGATTTACGACTACGATACTCAGATGGTACAGGCGGGGGCAAGCGGTTGCGCCTGTTCGGCCGTTGTCACCTACGGTCATTTAATGAAACGCATGCGAATGGGGGAAATCAAACGCATGCTTGTTGTTGCTACAGGGGCGCTCTTATCGCCGCTTTCGTTTCAACAAGGAGAAAGTATTCCTGGTATTGCGCATGCTGTAGCGATCGAATCAGGAGGGGGAAACTGA
- the spoVAC gene encoding stage V sporulation protein AC, translating to MSNEKMKKATPVQQEYQKLANQIEPKRPLFQNCWRAFLTGGMICVIGQAIQEMFVHWAGFDEKKAANPTAAVLILISVILTSLGVYDKFAQWAGAGSAVPVTGFANSMASAAIEHRSEGFVLGVGGKMFKLAGPVIVFGTVAAFFVGIITFVLKGTGGGH from the coding sequence ATGAGCAATGAAAAGATGAAAAAAGCAACGCCAGTCCAACAGGAGTATCAAAAACTCGCCAATCAGATTGAACCCAAACGGCCCCTATTCCAAAACTGCTGGCGTGCTTTTCTTACCGGGGGGATGATTTGTGTGATTGGACAAGCAATTCAGGAAATGTTTGTTCACTGGGCCGGCTTTGATGAGAAAAAAGCAGCCAATCCCACTGCGGCCGTGTTAATTCTCATTTCTGTAATTTTAACGAGCCTCGGCGTATATGACAAATTCGCGCAATGGGCGGGTGCCGGTTCGGCTGTTCCTGTTACTGGTTTTGCAAATTCAATGGCATCCGCCGCTATCGAACATCGCAGTGAAGGATTTGTATTAGGCGTCGGCGGAAAAATGTTTAAGCTTGCCGGTCCGGTTATTGTTTTTGGAACTGTAGCCGCATTTTTTGTGGGTATTATCACGTTTGTACTTAAGGGTACTGGAGGAGGACACTGA
- a CDS encoding DUF421 domain-containing protein has translation MPDWLLITLRTLLAIAVLFIMTKLLGKRQISQLSFFEYITGITIGSLAAYTSLEMDQKWHLSVISLSVWVAVSLGIEFLQLKSKKARDFIDGKPRVIIKDGKILEDNLKKERLTTDELMEQLRKKDIFLASDVEFAIMEPNGDINVLLTKENQSLTPKHLGIKVGPEKEPQIVIMDGNVMDEPLAVMGLNRGWLDKELETIGVAIENVLLGQVDTYGQLYVDLFDDQIKVPKPQTKASLLSTLKKCEADLEMFSLTTKAPNAKKMYEECAKELERVIEEVKPLLIR, from the coding sequence ATGCCAGATTGGTTACTTATTACACTACGGACATTGTTAGCGATTGCCGTACTTTTTATAATGACTAAGCTATTGGGAAAGAGACAGATTTCCCAGCTATCCTTTTTTGAGTACATAACTGGGATCACGATCGGAAGCTTAGCTGCCTATACTTCATTAGAAATGGATCAAAAATGGCATTTAAGTGTCATTTCATTGTCTGTATGGGTAGCCGTCTCTTTAGGGATCGAGTTTTTACAACTTAAGAGTAAAAAAGCAAGGGATTTTATCGATGGTAAACCAAGGGTAATAATTAAAGACGGAAAAATTCTGGAGGATAACCTCAAGAAGGAACGACTTACCACCGACGAACTGATGGAACAGCTGCGAAAAAAAGATATTTTCCTAGCGTCGGATGTAGAATTTGCGATTATGGAACCGAATGGAGATATCAACGTCCTGCTAACGAAAGAAAATCAATCCCTAACCCCCAAACACCTAGGCATCAAAGTGGGGCCCGAAAAGGAGCCGCAGATAGTCATTATGGATGGAAATGTCATGGATGAACCATTAGCTGTGATGGGACTCAACCGGGGTTGGCTGGATAAGGAACTCGAAACGATAGGCGTTGCAATTGAAAACGTGCTTCTTGGTCAGGTAGATACCTACGGCCAGCTTTATGTTGACTTATTTGACGATCAGATCAAAGTTCCTAAGCCTCAGACTAAAGCTTCTTTGCTGTCGACTTTAAAAAAATGTGAAGCGGATCTTGAAATGTTCAGCCTTACCACCAAAGCGCCAAATGCAAAAAAAATGTATGAAGAATGCGCAAAAGAGCTGGAACGGGTCATTGAGGAAGTCAAACCGCTACTCATTCGTTAG
- a CDS encoding DUF1657 domain-containing protein gives MTVASDVKTCVASLKSAQASLETFALSTQNQEAKTLFTNAAQQTQQILQQVEGRVQQLENEEPQYKGF, from the coding sequence ATGACCGTAGCTTCCGATGTCAAAACGTGTGTTGCTTCATTAAAAAGCGCTCAGGCTAGCTTAGAAACATTCGCTTTGAGCACCCAAAATCAAGAGGCAAAAACTCTTTTTACAAACGCGGCTCAGCAAACACAACAAATTTTGCAGCAAGTCGAAGGCCGAGTACAGCAGTTAGAGAATGAAGAACCACAATACAAAGGTTTCTAA
- a CDS encoding DeoR/GlpR family DNA-binding transcription regulator, which translates to MLTEERYNLIIQRLQECGVVKLQELADLLGASESTIRRDLIDLEGRQLLKRIHGGATLLNQKSQEPGMEEKTFKNVQQKNVVARMAAKEILDGECIYLDAGTTTMAMIPYIEAKDVTVVTNGLSHVEALVSKRIRSYLLGGMMKIHTKAVIGSIALQNLDNFRFDKCFLGTNGVDVEMGYTTPDPEEALIKRRAHQLSGKTYVLADSSKIGEVTFAKLFELKEAILISESVPERSRRSIAQKTKIIEG; encoded by the coding sequence ATGCTGACGGAAGAAAGATACAATTTAATAATACAGCGCTTACAAGAATGTGGTGTTGTAAAATTGCAGGAATTAGCCGATCTGTTGGGGGCTTCTGAGTCGACGATTCGGCGCGATTTGATAGATCTTGAAGGCCGTCAGTTGTTAAAGCGGATTCATGGCGGGGCAACCTTGCTGAATCAGAAAAGTCAGGAACCTGGCATGGAAGAAAAAACATTCAAAAACGTTCAACAAAAAAATGTAGTCGCCCGCATGGCAGCCAAAGAAATTTTAGATGGCGAATGTATTTATCTGGATGCGGGAACAACAACGATGGCGATGATTCCTTACATTGAAGCTAAAGACGTGACGGTCGTGACCAATGGCCTATCCCACGTAGAAGCACTGGTAAGCAAGCGAATCAGAAGCTATCTACTGGGAGGGATGATGAAAATTCATACCAAAGCCGTAATCGGGAGTATTGCCCTGCAGAATTTGGACAATTTTCGATTCGACAAGTGCTTTCTGGGAACGAACGGGGTAGACGTGGAAATGGGGTATACCACTCCTGATCCTGAAGAGGCGCTGATTAAGCGGCGAGCCCACCAGCTGTCCGGCAAAACTTATGTGTTGGCGGATTCCAGCAAAATTGGAGAAGTTACCTTCGCCAAACTGTTCGAACTAAAGGAAGCTATTCTTATTAGCGAGTCGGTGCCTGAACGCTCACGCCGATCCATTGCTCAGAAAACTAAGATAATCGAGGGATAA
- the pfkB gene encoding 1-phosphofructokinase: MIYTVTLNPSIDYIVEVDDLKLGDLNRMKRDLKLPGGKGINVSRILYQLGADSTAIGFLGGFTGRFINDTLQEESIKTDFVIIEDDTRINIKLKHGDETEINGLGPAICEQEADALVQKLSGLQKNDIVVLSGSIPPSLGGDFYDRLISVCQQTGAEFVIDTTGEALMKALVHKPLLVKPNHHELAELFGVTINSKEGIVTYGRKLLEAGAQNVLISMAGEGALFITADEVYHANVPAGTVKNSVGAGDSMIAGFVGTLALYGDPIEAFRAGVASGSATAFSDDLATREKIEQLRPQVAISKW, translated from the coding sequence ATGATATATACAGTAACGCTGAACCCTTCTATTGATTACATCGTGGAAGTTGACGATTTGAAGCTTGGTGATTTGAACCGGATGAAACGAGATTTGAAGCTGCCGGGTGGCAAGGGGATTAATGTATCCCGAATACTGTACCAATTGGGAGCAGACAGCACGGCGATTGGCTTTCTCGGCGGATTCACAGGCAGGTTTATCAACGATACATTGCAGGAAGAATCCATTAAAACTGATTTTGTAATCATCGAAGATGACACACGGATCAACATTAAGCTCAAGCATGGCGATGAGACGGAAATTAACGGCTTGGGACCTGCTATATGTGAGCAAGAGGCGGATGCGCTGGTGCAAAAGCTGTCGGGACTTCAGAAAAATGACATTGTCGTCTTGTCTGGAAGCATCCCGCCGTCACTCGGGGGAGACTTCTATGATCGCCTGATTAGCGTGTGCCAGCAGACTGGGGCTGAATTCGTCATCGACACCACAGGTGAAGCGCTGATGAAGGCACTGGTTCATAAGCCTCTGCTCGTCAAGCCGAATCACCATGAGCTGGCTGAGTTGTTTGGCGTTACTATTAACTCCAAGGAGGGGATTGTTACTTACGGCCGTAAGCTGCTGGAAGCAGGTGCACAAAATGTACTGATTTCCATGGCAGGAGAAGGGGCATTGTTCATTACGGCAGATGAAGTGTATCACGCAAATGTACCAGCAGGAACGGTTAAAAATTCTGTAGGCGCAGGTGATTCCATGATTGCTGGATTTGTGGGAACGCTGGCTCTTTATGGCGATCCGATCGAAGCATTCCGTGCAGGAGTGGCATCCGGAAGCGCAACTGCGTTTTCCGATGATCTGGCTACAAGAGAGAAAATTGAACAATTACGGCCGCAAGTCGCGATTTCAAAATGGTAA
- a CDS encoding PTS fructose transporter subunit IIABC translates to MRITDLMIKETMIMDLQATTKDGAIEELITSLEASGRINDRALFKEMIYKREAESSTGIGGGIAMPHAKTKAVNEATVVFAKSSKGVEFESLDGEPANVFFMIAAPEGAANTHLRTLAALSRLLIDTDFIDKLMKTQTPDEVSELFDAKQAEEEAAKAAKEATKAQQTPNVIVGNPDSEEFVVAVTACPTGIAHTFMAEDALIKKATEMGVNIRVETNGSEGAQNVLTADEIRRAKGVIVAADKKVEMARFDGKPVLQRPVSDGIRKPEELIRKALNGDAPTYRSEGKGNASETKEEKTSVGSKIYKDLMNGISHMLPFVVGGGILLAISFLFEQVAGADNPIFQLLQTIGGGTGAFHFLIPVLAGFIAMSIGDRPALMPGMVGGLMAVNSNAGFLGGLAAGFLAGYVVIALRKAFAGLPKALDGLKPIMLYPVFGLLITGAIMFYLFDPIFGGINTWLVNALNNLGTGNAVILGLILGGMMSIDMGGPFNKAAYAFSIGVFASSGNTNGAMMAAVMAGGMVPPLAIALATTFFKNKFTEQERKSGLTNYVLGLSFITEGAIPFAAADPLRVLTSCIVGSAIAGGLTQLWKINVPAPHGGIFVAFLANHALLFLLAVAIGSVISALALGLWKKPIEAK, encoded by the coding sequence ATGAGAATAACAGACCTGATGATTAAAGAAACGATGATCATGGATTTGCAGGCAACAACAAAAGACGGAGCGATTGAGGAACTCATCACTAGTCTTGAAGCAAGTGGCCGCATCAATGACCGGGCATTGTTCAAAGAAATGATTTACAAACGCGAAGCAGAATCCAGCACAGGAATTGGTGGCGGCATTGCGATGCCGCATGCCAAGACCAAAGCTGTGAATGAAGCGACCGTGGTTTTCGCCAAAAGCAGCAAAGGCGTAGAATTCGAATCGCTGGATGGGGAGCCAGCGAACGTATTTTTCATGATTGCAGCTCCAGAAGGAGCAGCTAATACACATCTTCGTACACTCGCAGCACTTTCCCGGCTGCTAATTGATACTGATTTCATCGACAAGCTGATGAAAACGCAAACACCAGACGAAGTGTCTGAGCTGTTTGATGCCAAGCAAGCGGAAGAGGAAGCAGCTAAAGCAGCAAAAGAGGCTACCAAAGCACAGCAAACGCCGAACGTTATCGTTGGTAACCCGGATTCTGAGGAGTTTGTGGTTGCGGTGACTGCTTGTCCTACAGGCATTGCGCACACGTTTATGGCTGAAGACGCTCTCATTAAGAAAGCGACAGAGATGGGTGTAAACATCCGGGTAGAAACGAATGGCTCAGAAGGTGCGCAAAACGTACTGACAGCGGATGAAATTCGTCGTGCCAAAGGTGTAATCGTTGCTGCTGACAAAAAGGTTGAAATGGCCAGATTTGACGGTAAGCCTGTATTGCAAAGACCGGTAAGTGACGGTATTCGTAAACCTGAAGAGCTGATCCGCAAAGCACTCAACGGCGATGCTCCAACTTACCGTAGTGAAGGTAAGGGGAACGCATCGGAAACGAAAGAAGAAAAGACCAGCGTTGGCAGTAAAATTTACAAGGATTTAATGAACGGTATCTCTCATATGCTGCCTTTCGTTGTAGGCGGCGGGATTTTGCTGGCGATTTCCTTCCTGTTCGAGCAGGTAGCGGGAGCAGATAACCCTATTTTCCAACTGTTGCAAACGATTGGCGGTGGAACGGGTGCATTCCACTTCCTGATTCCTGTTCTCGCCGGATTCATCGCGATGAGTATCGGAGACCGTCCGGCACTGATGCCAGGTATGGTCGGCGGTTTGATGGCTGTAAATTCCAATGCTGGTTTCCTGGGCGGCTTGGCTGCCGGTTTCCTGGCTGGTTATGTGGTCATCGCACTGCGTAAAGCTTTTGCAGGTCTGCCAAAAGCACTTGATGGCTTGAAGCCAATTATGCTGTACCCGGTATTTGGACTGTTAATTACAGGCGCAATTATGTTTTACTTGTTCGATCCGATCTTCGGTGGTATTAATACGTGGCTTGTCAATGCACTGAACAATTTGGGAACAGGAAATGCAGTTATTCTGGGTTTGATTTTGGGCGGTATGATGTCGATTGATATGGGTGGTCCTTTCAATAAAGCAGCCTATGCTTTCTCCATCGGGGTATTTGCATCCAGTGGTAATACGAACGGGGCTATGATGGCGGCTGTTATGGCGGGCGGTATGGTACCTCCGCTGGCGATTGCGCTGGCAACGACATTTTTCAAAAATAAATTCACGGAGCAAGAACGCAAGTCTGGTCTTACGAACTATGTACTCGGTCTATCCTTTATTACAGAAGGGGCTATCCCGTTCGCTGCTGCTGATCCGTTGCGTGTCCTGACATCCTGTATCGTTGGTTCTGCTATTGCTGGCGGTCTGACGCAGCTGTGGAAAATTAACGTGCCAGCTCCACACGGCGGTATCTTTGTAGCCTTCCTTGCCAATCATGCATTGCTATTCTTGCTTGCGGTTGCGATTGGTTCCGTGATCTCGGCACTGGCTCTCGGACTGTGGAAAAAACCAATTGAAGCAAAATAA
- a CDS encoding LysR family transcriptional regulator: MDLKELTTFRTIIEEGTFSKAAAKLNYAQSTVTSQVQRLEKELGFQLFKRGWDAELTASGKCYAEEVDGLIQHWNYVLDQAKSLKKEEIGTLHIGVLETVAATVLPEVLRQFREHKPNMTCHFTVGNTDALSNALMDNTLGFAICGEPHSIPYLHFEPVYHEQIAFIVSRDHPFAAKSELHLEDLYEYPLIVGGKNCLYHIRLEKELSRFPSKPFFYTVSQISSIPSFVKTIPSVGVVLSSLPVPDELIKIPLQLTDPTIPVGLLHSSQHQQYMPSAQKLLMQLVKEQLSAQSPLT, translated from the coding sequence ATGGATCTGAAAGAGTTAACCACGTTTCGTACTATTATTGAAGAAGGAACCTTCTCAAAAGCGGCCGCCAAATTAAACTACGCGCAGTCTACAGTAACCAGCCAAGTTCAGAGACTGGAGAAGGAGCTGGGATTTCAGCTTTTTAAAAGGGGATGGGATGCGGAATTAACCGCTTCGGGGAAATGTTATGCAGAAGAGGTAGATGGGCTTATTCAGCATTGGAATTATGTATTGGATCAGGCCAAGTCTCTGAAAAAGGAGGAAATCGGCACACTCCATATTGGGGTACTCGAAACGGTAGCGGCTACCGTGCTGCCCGAGGTTCTGCGTCAATTTCGGGAGCATAAGCCGAATATGACGTGCCATTTTACGGTTGGAAACACGGATGCGCTCTCGAACGCTTTGATGGACAACACGCTTGGTTTTGCAATTTGCGGGGAACCTCACTCGATTCCCTACCTGCACTTTGAACCTGTTTATCACGAACAAATCGCCTTTATCGTATCCCGTGATCATCCCTTCGCGGCAAAAAGCGAGCTTCATCTCGAAGACCTGTATGAGTACCCGCTTATCGTTGGAGGGAAGAACTGCCTCTACCATATCAGGTTGGAAAAAGAGCTTTCCCGCTTTCCGTCGAAGCCGTTTTTTTATACCGTCAGCCAAATCTCGTCTATACCGTCATTTGTAAAAACGATTCCTTCGGTTGGAGTGGTTCTGTCGTCGTTGCCTGTGCCAGATGAACTCATCAAGATTCCTCTACAGTTGACAGATCCGACTATTCCGGTCGGACTATTACACAGTAGCCAGCACCAGCAATACATGCCTTCGGCGCAAAAACTGCTTATGCAACTGGTCAAGGAACAACTGTCTGCGCAAAGCCCCCTAACCTAA
- a CDS encoding tautomerase family protein, translating into MPFVRVGYMEDQYTEKELPLISRCIMDALIEHFQVPAKDYFQVFHAHKQSEFYYSPDYLHVPRTDKLLYIQITLGSGRSTEQKKSFYQRLAKLLSTECKIRPEDVFVTLVETELEDWSFGNGLAQMIL; encoded by the coding sequence ATGCCATTTGTACGAGTAGGTTACATGGAGGATCAATACACAGAGAAGGAGCTGCCTTTGATTAGCCGCTGTATCATGGACGCTTTGATCGAACATTTCCAGGTGCCGGCAAAGGATTATTTTCAGGTTTTTCATGCTCATAAGCAGAGCGAGTTTTATTACAGTCCGGATTATTTACATGTACCCAGAACGGACAAGCTGCTCTATATCCAAATTACGCTTGGATCAGGCAGAAGTACGGAACAAAAAAAGAGCTTCTACCAAAGGCTAGCCAAACTCTTATCCACCGAATGTAAGATCAGGCCGGAGGATGTATTTGTAACACTGGTGGAAACTGAATTAGAGGATTGGTCCTTTGGTAACGGACTTGCCCAGATGATTTTGTAG
- a CDS encoding carboxymuconolactone decarboxylase family protein, producing MKHKLITSSVREKVGDFAPAFVSYTEDVLFGDVWRRGELSLRERSLITVSALVAGEHVGQLPYHLNLAKENGVSEKELAEVITQLAFYVGWPRAASAIQIAKDVFWKEKEN from the coding sequence ATGAAGCATAAATTAATCACGTCGAGTGTGCGGGAAAAAGTTGGTGATTTTGCGCCCGCTTTTGTGAGCTATACGGAGGATGTTCTTTTTGGAGATGTATGGAGAAGAGGGGAGCTATCTCTCAGAGAACGGAGTCTCATTACAGTTTCCGCGTTGGTAGCGGGAGAACATGTGGGTCAACTTCCCTATCATCTGAATCTGGCCAAGGAGAACGGGGTATCGGAAAAAGAACTGGCTGAGGTTATCACCCAGCTTGCTTTTTATGTAGGATGGCCCCGAGCAGCCTCAGCTATTCAGATCGCCAAAGACGTATTCTGGAAAGAAAAAGAGAATTAG